In Mustela nigripes isolate SB6536 chromosome 2, MUSNIG.SB6536, whole genome shotgun sequence, a single window of DNA contains:
- the PARP3 gene encoding protein mono-ADP-ribosyltransferase PARP3, giving the protein MAPKRKSQVPHEGPDKKQGRQGAEEEDNFRSTAEALRAAPTEKHTVRVDPACPLSHSPGTQVHEDYACTLNQTNIGSNNNKFYIIQLLEEGDRFACWNRWGRVGEVGQSKLSYFKLLEDAKKDFEKKFRDKTKNSWVERDHFVAHPGKYTLIEVQGDDEAQEAVVKVDGGPVRSVVQRVRPCSLDAATQKLITNIFSKDMFKNAMTLMNLDVKKMPLGKLSKQQIARGFEALEALEAALRAPADGGLSLEELSSHFYTVIPHNFGRNRPPPINSPELLQAKKDMLLVLADIELAQTLQATPKEEKVEEVPHPLDRDYHLLKCQLELLDPKAPEYKVIRTYLEQTGNSYRCPALQHVWKVNREGEGDRFQAHSKLGNRKLLWHGTNVAVVAAILTSGLRIMPHSGGRVGKGIYFASENSKSASYVTGMSCGAHQLGYMFLGEVALGREHHITVDDPSLKQPPPGFDSVIARGHTEPDPTQDTELELDGQRVVVPQGRPVLCAEFSSSRFSQSEYLIYQDSQCHLRYLLEVHL; this is encoded by the exons ATGGCTCCAAAGCGCAAGTCCCAGGTGCCACATGAGGGCCCTGACAAAAAGCAGGGGcggcagggggcagaggaggaggacaaCTTCCGCTCCACTGCCGAGGCTCTCAGAGCTGCACCCACAGAGAAGCACACAGTTCGAGTGGACCCAGCATGCCCACTCAGCCACAGCCCCGGAACCCAG GTGCATGAAGACTATGCCTGCACCCTCAACCAGACCAACATTGGAAGCAACAACAACAAGTTCTACATCATCCAGCTGCTGGAAGAGGGTGACCGCTTCGCCTGCTGGAACCGCTGGGGCCGTGTG GGAGAGGTGGGCCAGTCAAAGCTCAGCTACTTCAAGTTACTGGAGGATGCAAAGAAGGACTTTGAGAAGAAATTTCGCGACAAGACCAAGAACAGCTGGGTGGAGCGGGACCACTTTGTGGCCCACCCGGGCAAGTACACGCTCATCGAAGTGCAGGGAGACGATGAGGCCCAGGAAGCCGTGGTGAAG GTGGACGGAGGCCCAGTGAGGAGCGTGGTGCAACGTGTGCGGCCCTGCTCCCTGGACGCGGCCACGCAGAAGCTCATCACCAACATCTTCAGCAAGGACATGTTCAAGAATGCCATGACCCTCATGAAcctgg ATGTGAAGAAGATGCCCCTAGGGAAGCTGAGCAAGCAGCAGATCGCACGGGGCTTCGAGGCGTTGGAGGCCCTGGAGGCTGCGCTGCGAGCCCCGGCAGATGGTGGCCTCAGCCTGGAGGAGCTGTCCTCCCACTTCTACACCGTCATCCCCCACAACTTCGGCCGCAACCGGCCCCCACCCATCAACTCCCCTGAGCTCCTGCAGGCCAAGAAGGACATGCTGCTG GTGCTGGCGGACATCGAGCTGGCCCAGACCCTGCAGGCGACCCCCAaggaggagaaggtggaggaggtCCCACACCCACTGGACAGAGACTATCACCTCCTAAAGTGCCAGCTCGAGCTGCTGGACCCAAAGGCACCCGAGTACAAG GTAATCCGTACCTACCTAGAGCAGACTGGCAACAGCTACAGGTGCCCGGCTCTTCAACACGTTTGGAAAGTGAACCGAgaaggggag ggagacAGGTTCCAGGCCCACTCCAAGCTGGGCAACCGGAAGCTACTATGGCATGGCACCAACGTGGCCGTGGTAGCCGCCATCCTCACCAGTGGGCTCCGTATTATGCCTCATTCCGGTGGCCGCGTTGGCAAGGGCATCTATTTCGCCTCAGAGAACAGCAAGTCCGCCAGCTACG TTACTGGCATGTCCTGCGGAGCCCACCAACTTGGCTACATGTTCCTGGGGGAGGTGGCACTGGGCAGAGAGCACCACATCACCGTCGATGACCCCAGCTTGAAGCAGCCACCCCCTGGCTTCGACAGTGTCATTGCCCGAGGCCACACAGAGCCTG ATCCAACCCAGGACACGGAGCTGGAGCTGGATGGCCAGCGAGTAGTGGTGCCCCAGGGCCGGCCTGTGCTCTGTGCAGAGTTCAGCAGCTCCCGATTCTCCCAGAGCGAGTATCTTATCTACCAGGACAGCCAGTGTCACCTGCGTTACCTGCTGGAGGTTCACCTCTGA
- the GPR62 gene encoding G-protein coupled receptor 62 translates to MANTTGLNTSEVAGSVGLILAAVVEAAALLGNGALLVVVLRTPGLRDALYLVHLCVVDLLAAASIMPLGLLAAPPPGLGRVRLGPASCRAARFLSAALLPACTLGVAALGLARYRLIVHPLRPGARPPPGLVLTAVWAAAGLLGALSLLGPPPAPPPAPARCSVLAGGLAPFRPLWALLAFALPALLLLGAYSGIFLVARRAALRPPRPARFSRPRSDSLDSRLSILPPLRPRLPGGKAALAPALAVGQFAACWLPYGCACLAPAAQAAVAEAPVTWVAYSAFAAHPFLYGLLQRPVRRALGRLARQALPRSPRACAPRTWHLRALLQHLRGRSESPALGPSEAPERAPDLPRGESLSMPGAT, encoded by the coding sequence ATGGCCAACACCACAGGGCTGAACACCTCAGAAGTCGCAGGCTCAGTGGGGTTGATCCTGGCGGCCGTCGTGGAGGCAGCAGCCCTACTGGGCAACGGCGCGCTGCTGGTCGTGGTGCTGCGCACACCGGGACTGCGCGACGCGCTCTACCTGGTGCACCTGTGCGTCGTGGACCTGCTGGCGGCCGCCTCCATCATGCCGCTGGGCCTGCTGGCCGCGCCGCCCCCCGGGCTGGGCCGCGTGCGCCTGGGCCCCGCATCGTGCCGCGCGGCGCGCTTCCTCTCGGCGGCGCTGCTGCCCGCCTGCACGCTCGGGGTGGCGGCGCTCGGCCTGGCGCGCTACCGCCTCATAGTGCACCCGCTGCGGCCCGGCGCGCGGCCTCCGCCGGGCCTGGTGCTCACCGCTGTGTGGGCCGCCGCGGGGCTGCTAGGCGCGCTCTCCTTGCTCgggccgccgcccgcgccgcccccggcccccgcgcGCTGCTCGGTCCTAGCGGGCGGCCTCGCGCCCTTCCGGCCGCTCTGGGCGCTGCTGGCCTTCGCGCTGCCCGCCCTCCTGCTGCTCGGCGCCTACAGTGGCATCTTCCTCGTGGCGCGTCGCGCGGCCCTGCGGCCCCCGCGGCCCGCGCGCTTCTCCCGGCCGCGCTCCGACTCTCTGGATAGCCGCCTCTCCATCCTGCCGCCGCTCCGGCCTCGCCTGCCTGGGGGCAAAGCCGCCCTGGCCCCGGCGCTGGCCGTGGGCCAGTTTGCAGCCTGCTGGCTGCCTTACGGCTGTGCGTGCCTGGCGCCCGCCGCGCAGGCTGCAGTGGCCGAGGCGCCCGTCACCTGGGTGGCCTACTCGGCCTTCGCGGCTCACCCCTTCCTGTATGGCCTGCTGCAGCGCCCCGTGCGCAGGGCACTAGGTCGCCTCGCCCGTCAGGCGCTGCCCAGGTCCCCGAGGGCCTGCGCTCCAAGAACCTGGCACCTGCGGGCGCTTCTGCAGCACCTCCGGGGACGGTCAgagagccctgccctgggcccttCCGAAGCACCAGAACGAGCCCCAGATTTGCCAAGAGGGGAGAGCCTGAGCATGCCGGGGGCCACCTGA
- the PCBP4 gene encoding poly(rC)-binding protein 4 isoform X1 gives MSGSDAGLEEEPELSITLTLRMLMHGKEVGSIIGKKGETVKRIREQSSARITISEGSCPERITTITGSTAAVFHAVSMIAFKLDEDLCAAPANGGNVSRPPVTLRLVIPASQCGSLIGKAGTKIKEIRETTGAQVQVAGDLLPNSTERAVTVSGVPDAIILCVRQICAVILESPPKGATIPYHPSLSLGTVLLSANQGFSVQGQYGAVTPAEVTKLQQLSGHAVPFASPSMVPGLDPGTQTSSQEFLVPNDLIGCVIGRQGSKISEIRQMSGAHIKIGNQAEGAGERHVTITGSPVSIALAQYLITACLETAKSTSGGTPGSAPTDLPAPFSPPLTALPTAPPGLLGTPYAISLSNFIGLKPVPFLALPPASPGPPPGLAAYTAKMAAANGSKKAERQKFSPY, from the exons ATGAGCGGCTCCGATgcggggctggaggaggagccaGAGCTCAGCATCACCCTCACCCTGCGGATGCTGATGCACGGGAAG GAGGTCGGCAGCATAATCGGGAAG AAAGGAGAGACTGTAAAGCGAATCCGGGAGCAG AGCAGCGCCCGGATCACCATCTCTGAGGGCTCCTGCCCCGAGCGCATCACCACCATCACAGGGTCTACAGCGGCTGTCTTCCATGCGGTCTCCATGATCGCCTTCAAGCTGGATGAG GACCTTTGTGCCGCTCCTGCAAATGGTGGGAATGTCTCCAGGCCTCCGGTGACCCTGCGCCTCGTCATTCCTGCAAGCCAGTGTGGCTCACTGATTGGCAAGGCTGGCACCAAGATCAAGGAGATCCGAGAA ACCACGGGGGCCCAGGTACAGGTGGCAGGAGACCTGCTCCCCAACTCTACAGAGCGTGCTGTCACCGTGTCCGGGGTGCCTGATGCCATCATCCTGTGTGTGCGGCAGATCTGCGCTGTTATCCTGGAG TCCCCACCCAAAGGAGCTACTATCCCATATCATCCGAGCCTGTCCTTAGGTACCGTCCTTCTCTCTGCCAACCAG GGCTTTTCCGTCCAGGGTCAGTATGGGGCTGTGACCCCTGCTGAG GTCACCAAGCTCCAGCAGCTTTCAGGCCATGCAGTCCCCTTTGCCTCCCCCAGCATGGTGCCAG gactGGATCCCGGCACACAGACCAGCTCACAGGAGTTCTTGGTTCCCAATGAT CTGATTGGCTGCGTGATCGGGCGCCAGGGCAGCAAGATCAGTGAGATCCGACAGATGTCAGGGGCACATATCAAGATCGGGAACCAAGCGGAAGGTGCTGGCGAGCGGCACGTGACCATCACTGGTTCCCCTGTCTCCATCGCCCTGGCCCAGTACCTCATCACTGCCTG TCTAGAAACGGCCAAGTCTACCTCTGGGGGGACGCCCGGCTCAGCCCCCACAGACCTGCCTGCCCCCTTCTCGCCGCCCCTGACGGCCCTGCCCACAGCTCCCCCAGGCCTGCTGGGCACACCCTATGccatctccctctccaacttcATCGGCCTCAAGCCTGTGCCCTTCTTGGCTCTGCCACCTGCCTCCCCAGGGCCGCCGCCGGGCTTGGCGGCCTACACTGCCAAGATGGCAGCAGCCAATGGGAGCAAGAAAGCTGAGCGGCAGAAATTCTCCCCCTACTGA
- the PCBP4 gene encoding poly(rC)-binding protein 4 isoform X2: MSGSDAGLEEEPELSITLTLRMLMHGKEVGSIIGKKGETVKRIREQSSARITISEGSCPERITTITGSTAAVFHAVSMIAFKLDEDLCAAPANGGNVSRPPVTLRLVIPASQCGSLIGKAGTKIKEIRETTGAQVQVAGDLLPNSTERAVTVSGVPDAIILCVRQICAVILESPPKGATIPYHPSLSLGTVLLSANQGFSVQGQYGAVTPAEVTKLQQLSGHAVPFASPSMVPGLDPGTQTSSQEFLVPNDLIGCVIGRQGSKISEIRQMSGAHIKIGNQAEGAGERHVTITGSPVSIALAQYLITAWAAAGLGGLHCQDGSSQWEQES; the protein is encoded by the exons ATGAGCGGCTCCGATgcggggctggaggaggagccaGAGCTCAGCATCACCCTCACCCTGCGGATGCTGATGCACGGGAAG GAGGTCGGCAGCATAATCGGGAAG AAAGGAGAGACTGTAAAGCGAATCCGGGAGCAG AGCAGCGCCCGGATCACCATCTCTGAGGGCTCCTGCCCCGAGCGCATCACCACCATCACAGGGTCTACAGCGGCTGTCTTCCATGCGGTCTCCATGATCGCCTTCAAGCTGGATGAG GACCTTTGTGCCGCTCCTGCAAATGGTGGGAATGTCTCCAGGCCTCCGGTGACCCTGCGCCTCGTCATTCCTGCAAGCCAGTGTGGCTCACTGATTGGCAAGGCTGGCACCAAGATCAAGGAGATCCGAGAA ACCACGGGGGCCCAGGTACAGGTGGCAGGAGACCTGCTCCCCAACTCTACAGAGCGTGCTGTCACCGTGTCCGGGGTGCCTGATGCCATCATCCTGTGTGTGCGGCAGATCTGCGCTGTTATCCTGGAG TCCCCACCCAAAGGAGCTACTATCCCATATCATCCGAGCCTGTCCTTAGGTACCGTCCTTCTCTCTGCCAACCAG GGCTTTTCCGTCCAGGGTCAGTATGGGGCTGTGACCCCTGCTGAG GTCACCAAGCTCCAGCAGCTTTCAGGCCATGCAGTCCCCTTTGCCTCCCCCAGCATGGTGCCAG gactGGATCCCGGCACACAGACCAGCTCACAGGAGTTCTTGGTTCCCAATGAT CTGATTGGCTGCGTGATCGGGCGCCAGGGCAGCAAGATCAGTGAGATCCGACAGATGTCAGGGGCACATATCAAGATCGGGAACCAAGCGGAAGGTGCTGGCGAGCGGCACGTGACCATCACTGGTTCCCCTGTCTCCATCGCCCTGGCCCAGTACCTCATCACTGCCTG GGCCGCCGCCGGGCTTGGCGGCCTACACTGCCAAGATGGCAGCAGCCAATGGGAGCAAGAAAGCTGA